A stretch of the Pseudorasbora parva isolate DD20220531a chromosome 13, ASM2467924v1, whole genome shotgun sequence genome encodes the following:
- the spag17 gene encoding sperm-associated antigen 17 isoform X2 → MPPKRNKSITPSGVTSTGASAANKSWETALTDAVFEENDWRTSLSMVQAEREEDEMLINALQQAVRQPLRKLFSVLSWEDTLEKINEMGNPKTRKIKDVPMFFEVTELAKSMMDSGEEITVDLMAKLIKFQLLTIKNNDIARRAAEQKAVEENTHVKAGLNSASKDQGGKGAAKGKKAAELPVPTKDTKLKRRGEEENTVKYIDDEPDDGPEHYILIVGFYQPCLISALDSLAIHVSNVIKLNLDREDQSEATTETVAGENHHSPEDQEVETLKQRRQGERDVFWEQLDQVLNSGNMGSRLSNVARLNYSLNIHLLPQDKDNTEEMLAFGAAIFEGVACLVYDSLDWRRQYSHYLSCMRLIQVPVACRSISKSRPQSSTEVVQTPKKKVVTEEDPVTRHEPESPIQSTEVDMRYYCGLLDKIPVEITSVPLVLHCMLEQVVASEQDVNAASVDSEEHFDKTDQDLIRYMLSSVLSLPLDEKHKKELMEDLGMQKSPMDSNQKLPLLLNHHDERARRLHRLPILDGFDVVKIEADIMKQSLVWTNLMFRHTESTTDRLARSQELMHFCTDDSLSWSELQRFLQLFVFESMILTAVDEDGCIKGSQSNLSNPTPWDNPVEFTKHLYWNSRKPGSAKNYAGIDKPPDNEVSVTDLQKTLIRQLGHWNFVEKHSAYVFPQVLQSASETYRCVDTFHCSRDNATYVICHNPMSPQRSCKEFWDALLHTDVGFRNYLEYVADSISEWTRQEEEKWLMEQQKKEAERTPIQTPSESDRNQDSPVKSPFSDILEPYVREDSLKAWKIEQDRLREEEQSKKTKKEKGGKATPKVEERIDSVKENKKTSQSSKKNRDTMSKTPSSATRDKTRDVPETPQEPANERRTNVFTGYSLNGKLVQVTGKVQSLFPCDGGQIDVESFHFTQGLAQVKVCVKKDGHHFYTNISERKKEGKLKDIDMVSKQAPLGVKPDCETEKCGSFYAVLANGIQLSLSHSSLNKTRCQTLHPTVPSAFCTDQQEQVPEVHCEPMNASSPPPFLNLYVSLPNGLILHFDFEDSADGESCVRSLLIRQRFYNAGSSSDLTPDFSIHTEVSRVITITGTVIKHKRNGSTEVLFADGTVSTSPDSGPVCVLLLHKPLKEAEPIKEPTVDTKDTKDKKGKADFKVNIEDEQQISIENEKPKNYLEITGGSWTTTTPSGLRVASVGGREVEEQPILAYHATDPFSGTVVVTREDKVLSVLKKDGTVIVDHADGTRITTFYQQRELQQHLLSEEKLVRVEKAEFATVIMNCDRRTCDVLFGDGTSISATANGSYKIYPCDGGILLIDKDGGVVYTPHQSEEGAEKDTLGQYVMNHRADVLCHVTDPKGNYFQVSADSQITVTTNGPEMRETEIEIPDPKTNPPRLFVVHEDGSASELLRAQYVEDLLQKAYCDSSIAVLTDPIPDSQQSFGITLLKPCREISTHWLSSNEDDDIIPTNLKSRKWESFPAFEKKTPGPPFGTTLGCSLELKEKPLKSSSIGIQPVLECPDVLLVRQITQHPPVTEPLRRKFQEKVKAYLEQLLQRENQWEKMQLKDLRTTEEKVHQNDLLQLVLSLPDAVDPPVEMEIRSADVASLYTQAVRAAQRPHKLQEKTEEKVWFVNKKKQKSLWETRVNQNRQELREQKRHRNALRHHIVTPYFHPEQKEMSLFTDETSTTI, encoded by the exons ATGCCTCCCAAACGGAATAAAAGTATTACTCCGTCTGGAGTAACTTCAACTGGGGCATCTGCTGCTAACAAAAGCTGGGAAACGGCTCTTACTGATGCTGTATTTGAGGAG AATGACTGGAGGACCAGTCTGTCTATGGTGCaggcagagagagaagaggacGAAATGCTCATCAACGCCCTCCAGCAGGCTGTCCGGCAGCCCCTGCGCAAGCTTTTCAGCGTGCTGTCCTGGGAGGATACCCTGGAAAAG ATCAATGAAATGGGAAATCCAAAGACCAGAAAGATTAAAGATGTTCCCATGTTTTTTGAG GTGACTGAACTTGCAAAGTCTATGATGGATTCTGGAGAGGAAATTACTGTGGACCTGATGGCAAAATTAATAAAGTTCCAGCTTCTGACCATCAAAAACAATGACATTGCAAGAAGAGCTGCTGAGCAGAAG GCAGTAGAAGAGAATACGCATGTTAAAGCGGGCCTAAATTCTGCCAGCAAGGACCAGGGGGGTAAAGGAGCAGCGAAGGGGAAAAAAGCTGCTGAGCTTCCAGTTCCAACCAAAGACACCAAACTCAAACGCAGAGGGGAAGAGGAAAATACAGTCAAATACATAG ATGATGAGCCTGATGATGGGCCGGAGCACTACATCCTGATAGTGGGATTCTACCAACCTTGTCTGATTTCTGCATTGGATTCTCTGGCTATCCATGTGTCCAATGTTATTAAACTGAACTTAGATAGAGAAGACCAATCAGAGGCAACAACGGAAACAGTGGCAGGGGAAAACCATCACTCGCCTGAAGATCAGG AAGTGGAGACTCTTAAGCAAAGAAGGCAGGGGGAGCGAGATGTGTTCTGGGAGCAGTTGGATCAAGTCTTGAACAGTGGGAATATGGGATCCAGACTCAGTAATGTGGCCAGGTTGAACTATAGTCTGAATATCCATCTGCTGCCACAGGACAAGGACAACACTGAAGAAATG CTGGCGTTCGGAGCTGCTATATTTGAGGGTGTGGCATGTCTGGTGTATGATAGCTTGGATTGGAGAAGACAGTACAGCCATTATCTCAGCTGCATGAGGTTGATCCAGGTGCCTGTGGCCTGCAGATCCATCTCAAAGTCTCGACCGCAGAGCTCCACTGAG GTTGTACAAACTCCAAAGAAGAAAGTAGTGACAGAGGAAGACCCTGTTACAAGACATG AGCCAGAGTCTCCTATTCAGAGCACAGAGGTTGATATGAGATACTACTGCGGCCTACTGGACAAGATTCCTGTTGAAATCACATCTGTACCacttgtattgcattgcatgctGGAGCAG GTGGTGGCCTCAGAACAGGATGTCAATGCAGCATCAGTTGATTCAGAGGAACACTTTGATAAAACAGACCAAGATTTAATCAGATACATGCTTTCATCTGTGTTGAGTCTGCCACTGGATGAAAAACACAAGAAG GAACTCATGGAGGATCTTGGGATGCAGAAAAGCCCAATGGATTCTAATCAGAAACTCCCTCTCCTGCTCAATCACCATGATGAGAGAGCGAGGAGACTCCATCGGCTTCCT ATCCTGGATGGTTTTGATGTCGTCAAAATTGAAGCAGACATCATGAAGCAAAGCCTTGTGTGGACCAATCTGATGTTCAGACACACTGAGAGCACCACTGATAGACTGGCGAGGTCCCAGGAGCTAATGCACTTCTGCActgatg ATTCACTGAGCTGGTCTGAGCTGCAGAGGTTTCTCCAGCTGTTTGTGTTTGAGAGCATGATTTTGACTGCGGTGGATGAGGACGGCTGTATTAAAGGTTCTCAATCGAACCTTTCAAACCCCACACCATGGGACAACCCTGTTGAATTCACCAAACACCTGTATTGGAACAGCAGAAAACCAG GATCTGCAAAAAACTATGCTGGGATTGACAAACCACCG GATAATGAAGTGAGTGTAACAGATCTCCAGAAGACCTTGATTCGTCAGCTGGGACACTGGAACTTTGTAGAAAAGCACAGTGCTTATGTTTTCCCCCAG GTCCTCCAGTCTGCATCTGAGACTTATAGATGTGTGGACACATTCCACTGTAGCAGAGACAATGCCACATATGTCATCTGCCACAATCCCATGAGCCCTCAGAGGAGTTGCAAAGAATTCTGGGATGCATTACTTCACACAGATGTGGGCTTTAG GAACTATTTGGAGTATGTGGCAGACTCAATCAGTGAATGGACCAGACAGGAAGAGGAAAAATGGCTGATGGAGCAGCAGAAGAAAGAGGCAGAAAGAACTCCCATCCAAACCCCTTCAGAGTCTGACAGAAATCAAG aCTCTCCAGTAAAGTCCCCATTCTCAGATATATTAGAACCATATGTAAGAGAGGATTCTCTCAAA GCATGGAAAATCGAGCAGGATAGATTAAGGGAGGAGGAGCAATCCAAAAagaccaaaaaagaaaaaggtggAAAAGCAACACCAAAAGTAGAAGAGCGAATCGATTCTGTAAAGGAGAACAAGAAGACGTCACAGTCCTCAAAAAAGAATAGAGACACCATGTCCAAAACACCCAGCTCGGCTACTAGAGACAAAACTAGAGATGTTCCGGAAACACCCCAAGAACCAGCAAATGAGAGAAGAACAAAT GTATTCACAGGCTACAGTTTAAATGGGAAACTGGTGCAGGTCACTGGCAAAGTTCAGTCTCTCTTTCCCTGTGATGGAGGACAAATAGATGTGGAGAGTTTTCACTTCACACAAG GATTGGCACAAGTGAAGGTATGTGTGAAGAAGGATGGCCATCACTTCTACACAAacatttcagagagaaaaaaagaaggcAAACTAAAGGATATTGACATGGTTAGTAAACAAG CCCCTCTTGGAGTCAAACCAGATTGTGAGACAGAGAAATGTGGCTCTTTTTATGCTGTACTGGCCAATGGCATTCAACTCTCCTTAAGTCACAGCAGCCTGAATAAAACAAGATGTCAAACTCTCCATCCCACTGTGCCCAGTGCCTTCTGTACAGACCAGCAGGAACAG GTACCTGAGGTACACTGTGAGCCGATGAACGCTTCCTCTCCTCCACCATTCCTCAATCTGTATGTATCACTTCCCAACGGACTAATTCTGCATTTCGATTTTGAGGACTCAGCAG atgGGGAATCTTGTGTCCGATCTCTTCTGATACGACAGAGGTTTTATAATGCAGGGTCTAGTTCAGACCTGACCCCAGACTTCAGCATACACACTGAGGTCTCCAGGGTCATCACCATCACAGGGACTGTCATCAAACACAAGAGAAATGGATCTACTGAG gTCCTGTTTGCAGACGGTACAGTCAGTACAAGTCCAGACTCTGGACCAGTGTGTGTGCTGCTTCTACACAAGCCCTTAAAGGAGGCGGAGCCTATCAAAGAGCCGACAGTGGACACCAAAGACACTAAAGACAAGAAAG GCAAGGCTGATTTTAAGGTAAATATAGAGGATGAGCAACAAATCTCCATAGAAAATGAAAAACCAAAAAACTATCTTGAGATTACTGGAGGCTCTTGGACCACCACCACCCCCTCTGGGCTCAGAGTTGCCTCTGTAGGAGGGAGGGAAGTCGAAGAGCAGCCGATACTGGCCTATCACGCTACAGATCCCTTTAGCGGGACA GTTGTGGTCACAAGAGAGGACAAAGTGTTGTCTGTGTTGAAGAAAGATGGAACCGTGATAGTAGATCACGCAGATGGAACACGTATTACCACCTTCtaccagcagagggagctgCAACAACATCTGCTGTCAG AAGAAAAACTGGTTAGGGTGGAGAAAGCTGAATTTGCAACGGTAATAATGAACTGCGATAGAAGAACATGTGATGTTTTATTCGGGGATGGCACTTCAATAAGCGCAACTGCTAATGGATCATATAAA ATTTATCCTTGTGATGGTGGTATCCTCCTTATTGATAAAGATGGTGGAGTGGTGTACACACCTCATCAGTCCGAAGAGGGAGCAGAGAAAGACACACTAGGCCAATATGTGATGAACCACAGAGCAGATGTCCTCTGTCATGTGACGGACCCCAAGGGGAACTACTTTCAA GTCAGTGCAGATAGTCAGATCACCGTCACGACTAATGGACCAGAAATGAGAGAGACAGAAATAGAGATTCCTGATCCTAAAACAAACCCACCCAG gtTGTTTGTGGTACATGAGGACGGTTCAGCCTCAGAGCTACTGAGAGCTCAATATGTGGAAGATCTCCTACAGAAGGCTTACTGTGACTCTTCTATCGCCGTTCTCACTGACCCAATACCAGACTCACAAC AATCATTTGGCATCACTCTGCTAAAGCCCTGCCGAGAGATCAGCACTCATTGGCTCTCATCCAACGAAGATGATGACATCATTCCCACCAACCTCAAATCCAGGAAATGGGAGTCATTCCCAGCATTTGAG AAGAAGACTCCAGGCCCCCCTTTTGGGACCACTCTTGGTTGTAGCCTCGAGTTAAAGGAGAAACCCTTGAAGTCTAGTTCCATCGGCATTCAACCGGTTTTGGAGTGCCCTGACGTACTACTGGTGCGTCAGATTACTCAGCATCCACCTGTCACTGAACCACTGCGCAGGAAATTTCAAGAAAAAGTCAAG GCATATTTGGAGCAGCTGCTACAGAGAGAGAATCAATGGGAGAAGATGCAGTTGAAGGACCTTCGGACAACAGAGGAGAAGGTTCATCAGAATGATCTACTGCAGCTTGTACTG TCCCTGCCTGATGCTGTAGATCCTCCAGTTGAAATGGAGATACGGTCAG CTGATGTGGCGTCTCTCTACACTCAAGCAGTGAGAGCAGCTCAGCGTCCCCACAAACTACAGGAAAAGACAGAAGAGAAAGTTTGGTT CGTCAATAAAAAGAAGCAAAAGTCACTGTGGGAAACCAGGGTTAACCAGAACAG GCAAGAACTCCGGGAGCAGAAAAGACACCGAAACGCACTCAGACACCATATTGTTACTCCATACTTTCACCCTGAGCAGAAGGAAATGTCACTCTTTACAGATGAGACGTCTACaaccatttga